In Roseisolibacter agri, the following proteins share a genomic window:
- a CDS encoding serine hydrolase domain-containing protein, with the protein MPIRLRRPRPARLRVVVARLLLAGALGTSLGCASRASVVAPAPASVAARAVYPGASWERIAAPESLGWSRAGLDSVRARLATMPSTGFVAVVGGRVLMEYGDVQAVSYLASVRKSVLSMLFGRYVADGTVRLDRTLADLGIDDVGGLTPQERRATVRDLLTARSGVYHAASNAGDDLASAPPRGSQAPGTYFLYSNWDFNALGTAFEKMTGRDIYDALDTDLARPIGMQDWDRAAQRKSGDTTRSVHLAYHINLSTRDMARLGYLMLREGSWAGRQLVPRDWVRESTRATTPVSRMNPASHRAGPFGYGYLWWVWDGPHATGAYRGAYTGLGAVGQHISVLPALDLVVAHKTRPGEGRSVSHAQYRELLDLLVRARCGNAGGGSAGC; encoded by the coding sequence ATGCCGATCCGCCTGCGCCGTCCCCGCCCCGCGCGCCTCCGCGTCGTCGTCGCGCGCCTCCTCCTCGCGGGCGCGCTCGGCACGAGCCTCGGCTGCGCGTCGCGCGCGAGCGTCGTCGCGCCGGCGCCTGCATCGGTCGCGGCGCGCGCGGTCTATCCCGGTGCGTCGTGGGAGCGGATCGCGGCGCCCGAGTCGCTCGGCTGGTCGCGCGCGGGGCTCGACAGCGTGCGCGCGCGGCTGGCGACGATGCCGTCCACCGGGTTCGTCGCCGTCGTCGGCGGGCGCGTGCTGATGGAGTACGGCGACGTGCAGGCCGTCAGCTACCTGGCGTCGGTGCGCAAGAGCGTGCTCTCGATGCTGTTCGGCCGCTACGTCGCCGACGGCACCGTGCGCCTCGACCGCACGCTCGCCGACCTCGGGATCGACGACGTGGGCGGGCTCACGCCGCAGGAGCGCCGCGCGACCGTGCGCGACCTGCTGACGGCGCGCTCCGGCGTGTACCACGCCGCGTCGAACGCCGGCGACGACCTCGCCAGCGCGCCGCCGCGCGGGTCGCAGGCGCCCGGCACGTACTTCCTCTACAGCAACTGGGACTTCAACGCGCTCGGCACCGCGTTCGAGAAGATGACCGGGCGCGACATCTACGACGCGCTCGACACCGACCTCGCGCGACCGATCGGCATGCAGGACTGGGATCGCGCGGCGCAGCGGAAGTCCGGCGACACCACGCGCTCGGTGCACCTCGCCTACCACATCAACCTCTCGACGCGCGACATGGCGCGCCTCGGGTACCTGATGCTGCGCGAGGGCAGCTGGGCGGGACGCCAGCTCGTGCCGCGCGACTGGGTGCGCGAGAGCACGCGCGCCACCACGCCCGTGTCCCGCATGAACCCCGCCTCGCACCGCGCGGGCCCGTTCGGCTACGGCTACCTCTGGTGGGTGTGGGACGGGCCGCACGCCACCGGCGCCTACCGCGGCGCCTACACGGGGCTGGGCGCCGTCGGGCAGCACATCTCGGTGCTCCCGGCGCTCGACCTGGTGGTCGCCCACAAGACGCGCCCCGGCGAGGGCCGGTCGGTCTCGCATGCGCAGTACCGCGAGCTGCTCGACCTGCTGGTCCGCGCGCGCTGCGGCAATGCCGGCGGCGGCAGCGCCGGCTGCTGA
- a CDS encoding ATP-binding response regulator, producing the protein MPLRGTSRDGAPLSVLIVEDNPGDAELLRVLLDEAEEPTATGDDDEEDGDAPPPLQIAVRWVERLRDARAALADAPADVVLLDLSLPDARGLSTVAQMRAAAPTLPIVVLTGLDDEALAVRAMRAGAQDYLVKGTVTAPGLRRAVRHAVERQRLVDAAQRATAARDVVLGVVAHDLRNPLSTIKMCAAALGAAPEPAQAAELSGVVRNAADWMERIIRDLLDVTAIEAGRLTIDRAPLDPAAVIARAREQFAPLAAERGLTLVADAAPDLPSLNADGERLLQALGNLLGNALKFTPRGGTVWLTATEAPRGVRFAVRDSGPGIAPEHLPHLFDRFWQARETRRAGAGLGLAIAQGIVQAHGGRISVQSSVGEGAEFDFTI; encoded by the coding sequence ATGCCGCTGCGCGGGACCTCACGTGACGGCGCGCCGCTGTCGGTGCTGATCGTCGAGGACAATCCCGGCGACGCCGAGCTGCTGCGCGTGCTGCTGGACGAGGCGGAGGAGCCCACGGCCACCGGCGACGACGACGAGGAGGACGGCGACGCCCCGCCGCCGCTGCAGATCGCGGTGCGCTGGGTGGAGCGGCTGCGCGACGCGCGGGCCGCGCTCGCCGATGCGCCGGCGGACGTCGTGCTGCTCGACCTCTCGCTCCCCGATGCGCGCGGCCTGAGCACGGTCGCGCAGATGCGCGCCGCCGCGCCGACGCTGCCGATCGTCGTGCTCACGGGCCTCGACGACGAGGCGCTGGCCGTGCGCGCGATGCGCGCGGGCGCGCAGGACTACCTCGTGAAGGGCACCGTGACCGCACCGGGGCTGCGCCGCGCGGTGCGCCACGCGGTCGAGCGCCAGCGCCTCGTCGACGCCGCGCAGCGCGCCACCGCCGCGCGCGACGTGGTGCTCGGCGTCGTCGCGCACGACCTGCGCAACCCGCTGTCGACGATCAAGATGTGCGCGGCCGCGCTGGGCGCGGCGCCCGAGCCCGCGCAGGCGGCCGAGCTCTCGGGCGTCGTGCGCAACGCCGCCGACTGGATGGAGCGCATCATCCGCGACCTGCTGGACGTGACCGCGATCGAGGCGGGGCGGCTGACGATCGACCGCGCGCCACTCGACCCGGCGGCGGTGATCGCGCGCGCGCGCGAGCAGTTCGCACCGCTGGCCGCGGAGCGCGGGCTGACGCTCGTCGCCGACGCGGCACCCGACCTCCCGTCTCTGAACGCCGACGGCGAGCGGCTGCTGCAGGCGCTGGGCAACCTGCTGGGGAACGCGCTCAAGTTCACGCCGCGCGGCGGGACGGTGTGGCTGACGGCCACCGAGGCGCCGCGCGGCGTGCGCTTCGCGGTGCGCGACAGCGGCCCGGGCATCGCGCCCGAGCACCTGCCGCACCTGTTCGACCGCTTCTGGCAGGCGCGCGAGACGCGGCGCGCCGGCGCGGGTCTCGGCCTCGCGATCGCGCAGGGGATCGTGCAGGCGCACGGTGGAAGGATCAGCGTGCAGTCGTCGGTCGGGGAAGGCGCGGAGTTCGACTTCACCATCTGA
- a CDS encoding response regulator yields the protein MPADAPRALELLLVEDNPGDVELAREALRDVTVPHHLSVVHDGVEALAFLRRTGAHADAPRPDLVLLDLNVPKLDGRGVLAEAKGDAELRDIPIVVLTSSQAASDVRRAYALHANAYVAKPVDLDQHLAAVRAVVEFWGTVALRAREG from the coding sequence ATGCCCGCCGACGCGCCGCGCGCGCTCGAGCTGCTGCTGGTGGAGGACAACCCCGGCGACGTGGAGCTGGCGCGCGAGGCGCTGCGCGACGTCACGGTGCCGCATCACCTGTCGGTGGTGCACGACGGCGTGGAGGCGCTGGCGTTCCTGCGGCGCACGGGCGCGCACGCCGACGCGCCGCGCCCCGACCTCGTGCTGCTCGACCTCAACGTGCCGAAGCTCGACGGCCGCGGCGTGCTGGCCGAGGCGAAGGGCGACGCCGAGCTGCGCGACATCCCCATCGTCGTGCTCACCAGCTCGCAGGCGGCGTCGGACGTGCGGCGCGCCTACGCGCTGCACGCCAACGCGTACGTCGCCAAGCCGGTGGACCTGGACCAGCATCTCGCGGCCGTGCGCGCGGTGGTCGAGTTCTGGGGCACGGTGGCGCTGCGCGCGCGCGAGGGCTGA